One Burkholderia vietnamiensis LMG 10929 genomic window, CGCTGCGGCGCCGGCTGGAGGAAGCGGGAGCCAGCTATCGGCAGTTGCTGGACGAAGCGCGGTTTCGCGACGCGAAGCAGTTGCTCGCCGCGTCGGATCTCGATCTGAAGACGATCGCCGAGCGCTTGCAGTTCACCGATCCGGCGAATTTCACGCGGGCCTTCCGGCGCTGGGCCGGGCAGACGCCGAGCGCGTTTCGGCAAGCGGCTGCGGGCGATACGACGCAGGATTGAGCCGGACTATGCGTGCCGGCACGCGGGCGCGTTCGAGTGGTTCGAGTGGTTCGAGTGGTTCGAGTGGTTCGAGTGGTTCGAGTGGTTCGAGTGGTTCGAGTGGTTCGAGCGACCTCATCGGCTTGACCGACTGGACCCACGTGCCCGACCCGACCAACGCAACAGCGACCGGCGCATCGCGCGCGCAACGTCATCGACCACGCGCGACATCGCATCGGCGCATCTGCGCGCCCGCGCGGTGCAGTCACGACATCGCACCGCGCGTGCGGCCCGGCGCCTTCGCAGCCCGCCGCACCCGCGCCCTATCGCTGCCCGATTACGCCGAACAACTCGCTGCGCAGCGCCTTCGCGCGCGCACGGCCGAACTGCGCCTCGAACTCGTCCTGCGCAGCCTGCCACGCGATTTTCGCGCGCGCGTAGGTACGCCGGCCGGCGGCCGTGAGGCTCAGTGCATGCGCACGCGCGTCATCCTCGGACGCGGCCGCGGCGACCAGCCCGTCGCGCTGCAACGGCTTGAGTGCGCGCAGCAGCGTCGTGCGGTCCATCACCAGCGTGTCCGCCAGCTCGCTCATCCGCTGCTCGGGACGGTGCGACAGATTGGCCAT contains:
- a CDS encoding MarR family winged helix-turn-helix transcriptional regulator; translation: MNDTQIVQACNCLALRQAARFVTQLYERHLAPVGVTAAQFAIMANLSHRPEQRMSELADTLVMDRTTLLRALKPLQRDGLVAAAASEDDARAHALSLTAAGRRTYARAKIAWQAAQDEFEAQFGRARAKALRSELFGVIGQR